The following proteins are encoded in a genomic region of Aliiroseovarius sp. F47248L:
- a CDS encoding tyrosine-type recombinase/integrase, translated as METPNLPAIRALRPAWNKGRIVGQKRPLKPKHVWAIRVRLELAENHRDLALFNMAIDSKLRGCDLVTMKVVDVMASGQIKERASVLQSKTQKPVRFEISEGTRASVEKWMEDELMIGSEYLWPGRFHERLHISTRQYARIVRDWVTSIGLEASAYGTHSMRRTKVTQIYKKTGNLRAVQLLLGHTKMDSTVRYLGVELEDALAIAEAIEI; from the coding sequence ATGGAAACACCAAACCTACCAGCCATTCGGGCACTTCGCCCTGCCTGGAACAAAGGCCGCATCGTTGGTCAAAAACGGCCGCTGAAGCCGAAGCATGTCTGGGCAATCCGTGTTCGACTTGAATTGGCCGAAAATCATCGCGACCTCGCATTGTTCAACATGGCGATCGACAGCAAGTTGCGCGGCTGTGACTTGGTGACGATGAAAGTCGTAGATGTAATGGCATCAGGTCAGATCAAAGAGCGCGCCTCCGTCCTGCAAAGCAAGACACAGAAACCCGTGCGCTTTGAGATATCCGAAGGTACACGCGCCTCAGTCGAGAAGTGGATGGAAGATGAGCTCATGATCGGCTCGGAGTACCTTTGGCCGGGTCGGTTCCATGAACGTCTGCACATCTCGACACGCCAGTATGCGCGGATCGTCCGCGACTGGGTCACTTCGATCGGTCTAGAAGCGAGCGCATATGGCACGCATTCGATGAGGCGGACAAAGGTGACCCAGATCTACAAGAAGACAGGCAACCTGCGTGCTGTTCAGCTTCTCCTCGGACATACGAAGATGGACAGCACGGTGCGATACCTTGGCGTTGAACTTGAAGATGCACTGGCGATCGCTGAGGCCATCGAAATCTGA